In Xiphophorus couchianus chromosome 8, X_couchianus-1.0, whole genome shotgun sequence, the following proteins share a genomic window:
- the ssna1 gene encoding microtubule nucleation factor SSNA1: MAQQAAALQTYNNELVKCIEDLCSKRDELNRQIRLEENEKERLQHDIRVLSEKLSRVNESMAHRLTTRANLDRTIAETEAAYAKILESSQSLLSVLKQEAGNLNKSPEQWKN, translated from the exons ATGGCCCAACAAGCCGCGGCTCTTCAGACCTACAACAACGAGCTTGTGAAAT GTATCGAGGACCTGTGCTCGAAGCGGGACGAGCTGAACCGCCAGATCCGGCTGGAGGAAAACGAGAAGGAGCGACTCCAGCACGACATCCGGGTTCTCTCCGAGAAGCTAAGCCGGGTCAACGAGAGCATGGCGCATAGACTGACCACCAGGGCCAACCTGGACCGCACCATCGCAGAGACAGAGGCTGCATACGCCAAG ATCCTGGAGAGTTCCCAGTCTCTACTGAGTGTcctgaaacaggaagcaggaaacCTCAACAAATCCCCAGAGCAGTGGAAAAACTAG